The Desmonostoc muscorum LEGE 12446 genome includes a region encoding these proteins:
- the hppD gene encoding 4-hydroxyphenylpyruvate dioxygenase, with translation MKIDHVHFYVEDAKTWRDWFVHHLGFQAAADRINSFHTCTEVVKSGTVCFLLSSPLLPTSPVAEFLRQYPPGVADIAFAVEDVEAAIAHAQKHGATVLQPIQEENVGTTSLKWSKIAAWGGLTHTLIEREVEEDAKTGRRSEAVKEFSMSPCPRVPASFISASSSITAIDHIVLNVAIGDLEPAVAWYEKILDFQPQQVFKIKTDRSALHSQVMVSRKGSVQLPINEPASKNSQIQEFLDVNRGPGIQHIALRTTNLVSAIAKFRASGLSLLSVPQSYYTQLKQRPGFSLSDLEIEAIAQQEILVDWQEYTPLEGGNPAPLLLQIFTQPIFEQPTFFFEFIERRFQAQGFGEGNFRALFEAIESEQIKRGTLQ, from the coding sequence ATGAAAATTGATCACGTTCATTTCTATGTAGAAGACGCCAAAACATGGCGGGATTGGTTCGTACACCATCTTGGTTTTCAAGCAGCAGCCGATCGCATTAATTCATTTCACACCTGCACGGAAGTAGTAAAAAGTGGTACCGTCTGCTTTTTACTGTCTTCACCACTGTTACCCACAAGTCCAGTAGCTGAGTTTCTGCGTCAATATCCGCCTGGTGTCGCCGATATTGCTTTTGCGGTGGAAGACGTAGAAGCAGCGATCGCACATGCTCAAAAACACGGTGCCACAGTCCTACAACCCATCCAGGAAGAGAACGTAGGCACAACATCCCTCAAATGGAGCAAAATTGCCGCTTGGGGTGGACTGACTCATACGTTGATAGAAAGAGAAGTAGAAGAGGACGCAAAGACTGGGAGACGCTCTGAAGCGGTGAAAGAATTCTCCATGTCTCCGTGTCCCCGTGTCCCCGCGTCCTTTATCTCCGCGTCTTCTTCAATTACTGCTATAGATCACATCGTACTCAACGTAGCAATTGGTGATTTAGAACCTGCTGTTGCTTGGTATGAAAAGATCCTAGATTTTCAACCCCAGCAGGTGTTTAAAATTAAAACCGATCGTTCTGCTTTACACAGCCAAGTGATGGTTTCGCGCAAGGGCAGCGTACAATTGCCAATTAATGAACCAGCTTCTAAGAACTCCCAAATTCAGGAATTTTTAGATGTCAACCGGGGGCCAGGTATTCAACATATTGCTTTACGGACGACAAATCTTGTAAGTGCGATCGCTAAATTTCGTGCCAGTGGTTTATCCTTACTCTCAGTTCCCCAAAGCTATTACACCCAGCTAAAACAGCGTCCAGGATTTTCATTATCAGATTTAGAAATTGAGGCGATCGCTCAACAAGAAATTCTCGTGGACTGGCAAGAATATACTCCTTTAGAGGGAGGAAATCCCGCGCCTTTATTACTACAAATTTTTACCCAGCCAATATTTGAACAGCCGACATTTTTCTTTGAATTTATTGAGCGTCGTTTCCAAGCTCAAGGTTTTGGGGAAGGAAACTTTCGCGCTTTATTTGAAGCTATTGAAAGCGAACAAATCAAACGCGGTACTTTGCAATAA
- a CDS encoding hybrid sensor histidine kinase/response regulator — protein sequence MVGIPAITQTSETVRVLVVEDEYILAINLQESLESLGYTVLDIADSAETAIEKATQLRPNLILMDIRLRGEVDGIQAAEQIWHHLQIPVIYLTGHSDKSTVERATLTSPFGYILKPIREQELYVAIQTALNRYNREQFLSSVLRGMGDGVIVVDTELRVKYINQVAEALTGWRWDEAKDKMLTEVVKLIDEQTQLTVENPIIAALQQQTIIYLGSRVLLVTKDGTIIPVADSATPLRDNRGVITGAVLVFRDDTQRRLIEERNLAAERAKQLEIQVAELERLNKLKEDFLVTTSHEMRTPLSNIKMAINVLENILDQQSIFNSEALFTSEIVGRYLSIMRDQCEQELDLVDDLLYMRMIDADAYPLELTSIQLQNWLPHIAEGFEARVQGKRQMLQIKVSPDLPALVSDLASLTEIISELLNNACKYSPANEQIRVTAHMVNITKSLVNEDAESAVLNTLQVPYFQITISNSGVEIPIKEQSRIFDPFYRIGQTKTQEQSQIFDQIYQIVQSDRRQYGNTGLGLSLVKKLVQYLQGTIEVTSSQGWTNFIVKLPLSLSE from the coding sequence ATGGTCGGCATCCCAGCAATTACACAGACAAGTGAGACAGTTAGAGTTCTTGTTGTCGAAGATGAATATATTCTTGCGATCAACTTACAAGAAAGTCTAGAGTCTCTGGGATACACTGTTTTAGATATTGCCGATTCCGCAGAAACAGCGATCGAAAAAGCAACTCAGTTGCGCCCAAACTTGATTTTAATGGATATCAGGTTACGGGGTGAGGTTGACGGCATCCAGGCAGCAGAGCAAATTTGGCATCATTTGCAAATTCCTGTTATCTACCTCACTGGTCACTCAGATAAGAGTACTGTGGAGCGGGCAACCCTCACATCCCCCTTTGGATATATTCTCAAACCCATCAGGGAGCAAGAACTTTACGTTGCTATTCAAACAGCTCTCAATCGCTACAATCGCGAGCAATTTTTGAGTTCTGTGCTTCGAGGAATGGGTGATGGAGTAATTGTAGTAGATACTGAATTACGTGTTAAATATATCAATCAGGTAGCTGAAGCATTGACAGGTTGGCGATGGGATGAAGCCAAGGACAAGATGTTAACTGAAGTCGTCAAACTCATTGACGAACAAACTCAGCTGACCGTAGAAAATCCAATTATTGCAGCCCTCCAACAACAAACTATTATCTATTTGGGCAGTCGCGTCTTACTCGTTACCAAAGACGGGACAATTATTCCAGTAGCTGATAGTGCTACTCCGTTGAGAGATAACAGGGGTGTAATTACAGGAGCAGTACTGGTTTTTCGGGATGACACGCAACGACGGCTAATTGAAGAACGCAATCTTGCCGCTGAACGTGCTAAACAACTAGAAATTCAAGTAGCAGAACTCGAAAGATTGAACAAATTGAAAGAGGATTTTTTAGTAACTACTTCCCATGAAATGCGAACGCCATTATCAAACATTAAAATGGCAATTAATGTCCTAGAAAATATTTTAGACCAACAGAGCATTTTCAATTCAGAGGCACTTTTTACATCTGAGATTGTAGGTCGTTACCTAAGCATCATGCGTGACCAGTGCGAACAAGAGTTAGATTTAGTGGATGATTTGCTGTATATGCGAATGATTGATGCAGACGCCTATCCATTGGAATTAACTTCAATTCAACTGCAAAACTGGCTGCCTCATATTGCTGAGGGTTTTGAAGCGCGTGTTCAAGGCAAACGACAAATGTTGCAAATTAAGGTTTCTCCTGATTTACCAGCTTTAGTTTCAGACTTAGCTAGCCTGACTGAAATTATCTCAGAGTTACTGAACAATGCTTGTAAATACAGTCCTGCTAATGAACAGATTCGGGTAACTGCCCACATGGTTAATATCACAAAAAGTCTTGTAAATGAAGATGCAGAATCTGCTGTATTAAATACACTTCAAGTTCCCTATTTTCAAATTACAATTAGTAATTCTGGGGTTGAAATTCCGATAAAAGAACAATCTCGGATCTTTGACCCGTTTTACCGGATTGGTCAAACCAAGACACAAGAACAATCTCAAATTTTTGACCAGATTTACCAGATTGTGCAAAGCGATCGCCGACAATATGGCAACACCGGATTAGGTTTATCACTGGTTAAAAAGTTAGTCCAATATCTCCAAGGTACGATTGAAGTTACCAGTTCTCAAGGCTGGACAAATTTCATAGTCAAACTGCCGTTGAGCCTGTCGGAGTGA
- a CDS encoding PAS domain-containing protein: protein MTADSTTVFFVEDSAQDRALYRRLLEQDDRHTYNIYEFESGEEALHSCQATTPDVVLLDYQLPDLDGLEFLTELQRQTQGSQISVIMLTGQGDEAIAVQAIKNGAHDYLVKGKLTRDSLCRAIHGAIKQMQLMQQLQQQQEQQRLVGAIALRIRQSFKLQDILATSVQEVRQLLKTDRVLVYKLTPEMKDRVVAESVLPEWTPSLGLEIEATCFQENQRQEYRQGKIWTTTNIYEAGLSNCHIQLLEQFQVKANLVVPIVLENQGTPEVELWGLFIVHQCSAPRQWQTFEVELLKQLTVQLAIAIQQAQLYQNLQTLNTQLEAKVQERTAALEESDRRFRAIFNNTFQFTGLLTPDGILLEANQTALSFAGLKLEDVINLPFWEAHWWTISPQTQEQLKQAIARAAQGEFIRYEVDVIGANNRVATIDFSLRPLQNEIGQVVLLIPEGRDITERKQTELALHEREVMLHLIGDNLPNGAVYRVIRELDGSDRFSYLSGGIERLTEVRVEDALRDSSLLYRQFITEDVPQLQTAVEESMRHLSVFDIQLRIQTPSGQLKWLHFRSKPRQLKDGRMAWDGLVVDVTDLKRTEETLRKSQGLLEESQRVARLGNWEYELATGKIIWSKGLFDLFNREPTLLEPTYEENLQLYHPEDRQKLHQSVERAIATGESYKQILRVPQANGSNRYFEGIGHAEFNVDGQVIRLYGTAQDVTEREVALRDRQTAEERWQLAIAGTNEAIWDWDISTNQTFRSDRWFAILGYEPNEISDGDDEWATRIHPDDYTRVMAAQEAYLQRQVPDYNVEYRLRCKDGSYRWVRSRAKAIWNELGNPVRLVGSLGDMNDVYEELRLRKLAQEKLRQSEAQLATTQQIAHVGSWEWDLEMKKRSWSRETFRIFGLNPSQREPNQPEFLQMLHPEDRTLFQNNFERAIAQKTPFNIEYRIVRPDGSIRYVEAKAEIAYNPQGQAVKLLGSILDITERKQAELEIIRNRDLLEAVYDESADALFLVDLETLLTTDCNQRAVKLFAASSKAELISIEGNTLQKQQFTRDELDSITEEIKHQGFWSREIEYVTKQGNCFWGNIAVKQITVAGNAMNLVRVTDITARKRAEIALRESEERLQLALEASGDGLWDWNILTGEVYYSPRYLEMLGYAFDELPQNLSTWKRLVHPEDRAWVEEIMAAHLKDSSVPYKFDYRLRTKSGEYKWVADYGKVVMRDQQGNPLRMTGTHRDISDVYDELHLRKQTEAALARSEEQLRLTLEFNNIGLWDWNVKTGEVIWNDNHFRLLGLEPETSTAKYRLWRNSMHPEDIDRVEQALFKALAEHTNYEAEYRVIYPDASIHWLTGKGRGVYNEAGEAVRMLGVIINISEHKQAEAALRESEARFQAFMNNSPVLAWITDIEGRVLYLNQTYLRTFKLLPEQVIGQFISDLYPAEIAQQHFNHIRTVIETNQVLEVMEVAHRPDGTLGEFLVYKFPILGLSAQKLVGRVAIDITERKILERELAHQQKLLDAFISSAPVGLTVLDRHLHFSLVNQALAQMNGIAATAHIGKTVWEIIPDLARKLEPIFQHVLTMGKPILDLEIGGETPKLPGVKRTWLVSCFPIPSQAEQPIGIGFVIVEISDRKRAEQMLELQAIITRNMAEGICLVRATDAVFVYTNPKFDQMFGYDSGELIGQHVSIVNYGDERNTPEDVNQAIRSAVFQHGEATYEVHNVKKDGTPFWCNATSSVFEHPEYGSVLVAVQQDITEHKQAQEKIKASLKEKEVLLKEIHHRVKNNLGIVSSLLQMQCRRTQDPQVTAILRDSQNRIASIALVHEKLYRSDDLADIDFAQYIPDLTTHLFDSYNVSSSQIKLTIQVDNASLDIETAIPCGLIINELVSNALKYAFVGNREGEIEVKFYQESECTLILIVRDNGIGLPENFDSKKAKTLGITLVQGLVKQLRGKLEIDCHQGTQFKISFTNIGA, encoded by the coding sequence ATGACAGCCGATTCAACAACTGTATTCTTTGTGGAAGACTCTGCCCAAGACAGAGCTTTATATCGACGCTTGTTAGAGCAAGACGATCGCCACACCTACAATATTTACGAATTTGAGTCTGGGGAGGAGGCGCTGCACAGTTGTCAAGCTACAACACCGGATGTGGTTTTGTTGGACTATCAATTGCCGGATTTAGACGGGCTGGAATTTCTCACTGAGCTACAAAGGCAAACCCAAGGTAGCCAAATTTCAGTAATTATGCTGACTGGACAGGGTGATGAAGCGATCGCAGTCCAAGCCATCAAGAATGGAGCGCATGATTATTTGGTAAAGGGAAAATTGACTCGTGACAGTTTGTGCCGAGCAATTCATGGAGCAATCAAGCAAATGCAGCTCATGCAGCAGCTACAACAGCAGCAGGAACAACAACGCCTAGTTGGAGCGATCGCTCTGCGTATCCGCCAATCTTTCAAGCTGCAAGACATCCTTGCTACTAGTGTTCAAGAAGTTCGCCAGTTACTCAAAACCGATCGAGTATTAGTATATAAACTTACACCTGAAATGAAGGACAGGGTTGTGGCGGAGTCGGTATTACCTGAATGGACACCAAGTTTGGGACTTGAGATTGAAGCCACTTGTTTTCAGGAAAACCAGAGGCAAGAATACCGTCAAGGAAAAATCTGGACAACGACGAACATCTATGAAGCGGGTTTAAGTAACTGCCATATTCAATTATTAGAACAGTTTCAGGTGAAGGCGAATCTAGTTGTCCCCATTGTGCTGGAAAACCAAGGAACTCCAGAGGTTGAACTTTGGGGGCTATTTATTGTGCATCAATGTTCTGCTCCCCGACAATGGCAGACATTTGAGGTGGAATTGCTCAAACAATTGACGGTGCAACTAGCGATCGCCATCCAACAAGCTCAACTTTACCAAAATCTGCAAACCCTGAACACTCAGTTGGAAGCTAAAGTCCAGGAACGCACTGCTGCACTAGAGGAAAGCGATCGCCGATTCCGTGCTATCTTCAATAACACTTTCCAATTCACAGGTTTATTGACTCCAGATGGCATTCTTCTGGAAGCAAACCAGACTGCCCTCAGTTTTGCTGGACTGAAGCTAGAGGATGTCATCAATCTTCCTTTTTGGGAAGCACACTGGTGGACGATTTCACCACAAACCCAAGAACAATTAAAACAAGCCATCGCCCGTGCAGCTCAAGGGGAGTTTATCCGCTATGAAGTTGATGTGATTGGGGCAAATAACCGAGTAGCAACAATCGATTTTTCGCTGCGTCCACTGCAAAACGAAATCGGTCAAGTAGTTTTGTTGATTCCCGAAGGGCGAGATATCACTGAACGCAAACAAACAGAACTTGCTTTGCATGAACGTGAAGTGATGTTGCACTTAATTGGAGATAATCTGCCCAATGGCGCAGTTTATCGGGTGATCCGGGAATTGGATGGTAGCGATCGCTTTTCCTACCTGAGTGGCGGAATTGAAAGACTGACGGAAGTCAGGGTAGAAGATGCACTTAGAGATTCATCTTTGCTTTATCGGCAGTTCATCACAGAGGATGTTCCCCAGCTACAGACTGCTGTTGAAGAGTCCATGCGTCATTTGTCTGTGTTTGATATTCAGCTGCGAATCCAAACCCCCAGCGGTCAACTCAAATGGTTGCATTTTCGTTCCAAACCACGCCAGTTAAAGGATGGGCGTATGGCTTGGGATGGATTGGTGGTAGATGTCACCGACCTCAAGCGCACTGAAGAAACGCTACGCAAGAGTCAAGGTTTGCTAGAAGAATCCCAGCGAGTTGCTCGTCTTGGTAATTGGGAATATGAACTTGCCACTGGTAAAATTATCTGGTCGAAGGGACTTTTCGACCTCTTCAATCGGGAACCCACACTTCTGGAACCGACTTATGAAGAAAATCTGCAATTGTATCACCCTGAAGATCGCCAGAAATTACACCAAAGTGTTGAGCGAGCGATCGCCACTGGTGAGTCTTACAAACAAATTCTCCGCGTACCCCAGGCAAATGGTTCTAATCGCTACTTCGAGGGCATTGGACATGCAGAATTCAACGTCGATGGACAGGTAATCCGGCTTTATGGCACTGCTCAAGATGTCACCGAACGGGAAGTTGCGCTGCGCGATCGCCAAACAGCTGAAGAACGTTGGCAATTAGCGATCGCTGGTACTAATGAAGCAATTTGGGATTGGGACATCTCTACTAATCAAACCTTCCGGTCCGATCGTTGGTTCGCAATTTTGGGATATGAACCCAACGAAATTAGCGATGGCGATGATGAGTGGGCTACTCGCATCCACCCGGATGACTATACCAGAGTCATGGCTGCACAAGAAGCTTATTTGCAGCGGCAAGTTCCAGATTATAACGTCGAGTATCGTCTGCGGTGTAAGGACGGCAGCTATCGCTGGGTGCGATCGCGGGCAAAAGCTATTTGGAATGAACTAGGAAATCCAGTGCGACTTGTGGGTTCACTTGGGGACATGAACGATGTCTACGAAGAGCTTCGCTTACGCAAACTTGCCCAGGAAAAACTCCGACAAAGTGAAGCGCAGCTAGCCACTACTCAACAAATCGCCCATGTAGGCAGTTGGGAATGGGACTTAGAAATGAAAAAGCGCTCCTGGTCAAGGGAAACTTTTCGCATTTTTGGTCTCAATCCAAGTCAAAGGGAACCGAACCAACCAGAATTTCTCCAGATGCTTCACCCGGAGGATCGCACACTATTTCAGAACAATTTTGAACGAGCGATCGCCCAAAAAACCCCTTTCAATATTGAGTATCGAATTGTCCGGCCAGATGGCTCAATCCGCTACGTTGAGGCTAAAGCAGAGATAGCTTATAACCCTCAAGGGCAGGCAGTTAAACTGTTGGGATCTATTCTAGATATTACAGAACGTAAACAAGCCGAGTTAGAAATCATCCGTAACCGTGACTTGCTAGAAGCTGTTTATGATGAATCCGCTGATGCGCTTTTTCTGGTGGATCTAGAAACATTACTGACCACTGACTGTAATCAGCGAGCAGTGAAGCTATTTGCAGCCTCTAGCAAAGCTGAACTCATTAGCATTGAAGGTAACACTCTGCAAAAACAACAGTTTACCCGTGATGAGTTAGACTCCATAACCGAAGAAATTAAGCACCAAGGGTTTTGGAGTCGAGAAATTGAATATGTGACCAAGCAGGGCAATTGCTTTTGGGGAAACATCGCAGTCAAACAAATCACGGTTGCTGGCAATGCGATGAACCTAGTACGAGTCACGGATATTACTGCACGCAAACGAGCCGAAATAGCCCTCCGAGAAAGTGAGGAACGACTACAATTAGCACTTGAAGCTTCTGGGGATGGTTTATGGGACTGGAATATTCTGACTGGAGAGGTATATTACAGCCCTCGGTATTTAGAAATGCTCGGATACGCCTTCGATGAACTTCCGCAAAATTTGAGTACTTGGAAGCGATTAGTTCATCCAGAGGATCGGGCTTGGGTAGAGGAAATTATGGCAGCCCACCTCAAGGACAGTTCAGTACCTTACAAATTTGACTATCGGCTCCGAACTAAATCCGGTGAATACAAATGGGTTGCCGACTATGGCAAAGTTGTCATGCGGGATCAACAAGGTAACCCTTTGCGGATGACTGGTACTCATCGGGATATCAGCGATGTCTATGACGAGCTGCACTTACGCAAACAAACCGAAGCAGCTTTAGCCAGAAGTGAAGAACAATTGAGACTAACCTTGGAATTTAACAACATCGGTCTCTGGGATTGGAATGTTAAAACAGGAGAAGTTATCTGGAACGACAACCATTTTCGCTTGCTGGGGTTGGAACCAGAAACATCAACAGCCAAGTATCGGCTATGGCGCAATTCTATGCATCCAGAGGATATTGACCGAGTTGAACAGGCTTTATTCAAGGCCCTAGCAGAGCATACTAATTATGAAGCTGAATATCGAGTAATTTACCCCGATGCTAGTATTCATTGGCTCACTGGTAAAGGGCGCGGCGTTTACAATGAAGCAGGCGAAGCTGTACGGATGTTGGGCGTGATAATTAATATCAGCGAACATAAGCAAGCAGAGGCAGCTCTGCGAGAAAGTGAAGCCCGGTTCCAGGCATTTATGAACAATAGCCCGGTGCTAGCTTGGATTACCGATATCGAGGGGCGTGTCCTTTACTTAAATCAAACGTACCTACGGACATTTAAATTGCTACCAGAACAGGTGATCGGGCAATTTATTTCTGACCTTTACCCAGCGGAAATTGCTCAGCAGCATTTTAATCACATTCGCACAGTCATAGAGACAAATCAGGTACTTGAGGTAATGGAAGTTGCTCACAGACCAGACGGCACTCTTGGAGAGTTCTTGGTATATAAGTTTCCGATTTTGGGATTGTCTGCACAAAAGCTAGTTGGTAGGGTGGCGATCGACATCACAGAACGTAAAATTCTGGAACGAGAGCTGGCTCATCAGCAAAAGTTATTAGATGCTTTCATTAGCAGCGCACCTGTTGGTTTAACTGTCCTCGATCGCCATTTGCATTTCTCATTGGTTAATCAAGCATTAGCACAAATGAATGGTATTGCCGCAACAGCGCATATTGGCAAGACTGTGTGGGAAATTATCCCTGATTTGGCACGAAAGCTCGAACCGATCTTTCAACATGTTTTAACAATGGGTAAACCGATTCTGGATTTGGAAATCGGTGGCGAAACTCCAAAACTTCCTGGTGTGAAGCGGACGTGGTTAGTTTCCTGCTTTCCAATTCCTTCTCAAGCTGAGCAACCCATCGGCATAGGCTTTGTAATTGTGGAAATCAGCGATCGCAAACGCGCTGAACAGATGTTAGAACTACAAGCAATAATTACCCGAAATATGGCTGAGGGAATTTGCTTAGTTAGAGCTACTGATGCCGTATTTGTCTACACCAATCCGAAATTCGACCAGATGTTTGGCTATGACTCTGGTGAATTAATCGGTCAGCATGTTTCAATTGTCAATTATGGTGATGAACGTAATACACCTGAAGATGTTAACCAGGCAATTAGATCTGCTGTGTTCCAACACGGTGAAGCCACTTATGAAGTTCATAATGTTAAGAAAGATGGCACTCCCTTCTGGTGTAATGCCACGAGTTCCGTCTTTGAACATCCGGAGTATGGAAGCGTCCTTGTAGCTGTCCAACAAGATATTACTGAGCATAAACAAGCCCAGGAAAAAATCAAAGCTTCTCTTAAAGAAAAGGAAGTGTTACTCAAAGAAATTCACCATCGTGTGAAGAATAATTTAGGAATTGTCAGCAGTTTGCTGCAAATGCAGTGCAGACGTACACAAGATCCTCAGGTGACTGCAATTCTGCGCGATAGCCAAAACCGCATTGCCTCTATTGCCTTAGTTCATGAAAAGTTATACCGTTCTGATGACCTCGCTGATATTGATTTCGCTCAATACATCCCAGATTTAACAACTCATTTATTTGATTCCTATAACGTCAGTTCCAGCCAAATTAAACTGACGATTCAGGTTGATAATGCTAGCCTCGATATCGAAACAGCCATTCCTTGCGGCTTGATTATCAATGAATTGGTCTCCAATGCTTTGAAGTACGCTTTTGTTGGTAATCGTGAAGGGGAAATTGAGGTTAAGTTTTATCAAGAATCTGAGTGTACTTTGATACTCATTGTTCGAGATAATGGTATTGGTTTACCTGAAAATTTTGATAGCAAGAAAGCCAAGACTTTGGGCATAACCCTTGTTCAGGGTTTAGTCAAGCAGTTGAGGGGAAAGCTCGAAATTGACTGTCACCAGGGAACACAATTCAAAATTTCTTTTACCAACATCGGTGCATAA
- a CDS encoding element excision factor XisI family protein produces the protein MAKVEQYREIIQELLEGYSQIKSSNEEVEAEVIFDRERVGLCPAAGIAINLFMPVGQINVVYTAFFR, from the coding sequence ATGGCAAAAGTAGAACAATACCGTGAAATAATTCAAGAATTGTTAGAGGGTTACAGTCAAATTAAATCTAGTAACGAAGAAGTCGAAGCCGAAGTAATTTTTGATCGAGAGCGCGTTGGGCTTTGCCCCGCCGCAGGCATCGCTATCAACTTGTTCATGCCGGTTGGTCAAATAAACGTCGTGTATACAGCATTTTTCAGGTAA